In Subdoligranulum variabile, the genomic stretch CACATCGGCCTATACGCTGGTAAAGGAAGGTCACTTCAAGACCGTGCGCATTGGTACGGCAATCCGGATCTCTAAAAAGTCGTTTGACGAATGGCTGGAGAAGTTGGAGTTGTAAAGCAAATCGTTGAATATTCAAAGGGCCGCCGTAGACTCAAAACTACGACGGCTCTTTCGTATCAGTTACTTTCCAAACAAATCACTATGGGTCCCTGTACGGGTCAGGGTTAGTACCAAAACATCATCCTCAACCCGATAGACCAAGAGCCAATCGGGTAGGATGTGACATTCTCGATGTCCGACCCAGTTGCCGGTAAGTGCGTGATCCTTGCTTTTCTTCGGCAATGTCTCTCCCGCAGCCAAGAGCATAATGATCCGCTCCAGCAATTCAATTTTCAGGCCGCGTTTCATCGCCAGCTTGTAGTCCTTTCGGA encodes the following:
- a CDS encoding helix-turn-helix domain-containing protein, with amino-acid sequence MENHEKRPLPEARTYTVEDVAAMLNIGRTSAYTLVKEGHFKTVRIGTAIRISKKSFDEWLEKLEL
- a CDS encoding type II toxin-antitoxin system YafQ family toxin, translating into MSQTKYVVKFTTQFRKDYKLAMKRGLKIELLERIIMLLAAGETLPKKSKDHALTGNWVGHRECHILPDWLLVYRVEDDVLVLTLTRTGTHSDLFGK